The Acropora palmata chromosome 10, jaAcrPala1.3, whole genome shotgun sequence genome contains a region encoding:
- the LOC141894369 gene encoding uncharacterized protein LOC141894369 isoform X1 — MHQPVANQDLETKERTEPRKTSFRLSTNVLAFWCLPPHQQRNPFKKQYTTGRSKRVMFGIVSIGTSSWTSGRLLRTRIHYSLADKQENELILLFSIYLTSVMIDIS; from the exons ATGCATCAACCAGTGGCGAATCAAGACCTAGAGACAAAGGAGAGGACAGAACCCAGAAAAACAAG TTTCAGGCTTTCCACCAACGTACTGGCGTTTTGGTGTCTACCACCGCACCAGCAAAGAAACCCATTCAAGAAACAGTATACAACAGGGCGCAGTAAGAGAGTGATGTTTGGGATTGTGTCAATTGGAACCTCTTCATGGACTTCAG GTCGCTTGTTGCGGACGAGAATTCACTACAGTCTTGCagacaaacaagaaaatgaactaATACTGCTCTTTTCCATATATTTGACTTCAGTGATGATTGACATTTCGTGA
- the LOC141894369 gene encoding uncharacterized protein LOC141894369 isoform X2, translating into MHQPVANQDLETKERTEPRKTRLSTNVLAFWCLPPHQQRNPFKKQYTTGRSKRVMFGIVSIGTSSWTSGRLLRTRIHYSLADKQENELILLFSIYLTSVMIDIS; encoded by the exons ATGCATCAACCAGTGGCGAATCAAGACCTAGAGACAAAGGAGAGGACAGAACCCAGAAAAACAAG GCTTTCCACCAACGTACTGGCGTTTTGGTGTCTACCACCGCACCAGCAAAGAAACCCATTCAAGAAACAGTATACAACAGGGCGCAGTAAGAGAGTGATGTTTGGGATTGTGTCAATTGGAACCTCTTCATGGACTTCAG GTCGCTTGTTGCGGACGAGAATTCACTACAGTCTTGCagacaaacaagaaaatgaactaATACTGCTCTTTTCCATATATTTGACTTCAGTGATGATTGACATTTCGTGA